The following are encoded together in the Phaseolus vulgaris cultivar G19833 chromosome 9, P. vulgaris v2.0, whole genome shotgun sequence genome:
- the LOC137822819 gene encoding uncharacterized protein, which yields MAATTSSSACTGFFTLRSSNSVESRASSTQASSGCGKFDGVAMWFINGVTTAFFASLNRCSCIRIATQEDGEDANDLPLMLNDGNLRHDGVVSATGSRRRSGKGKKSEALIVNED from the coding sequence ATGGCTGCCACCACTTCTTCTTCCGCCTGCACCGGCTTCTTCACTCTCCGATCATCCAACTCCGTCGAGTCCAGGGCCTCGTCGACGCAGGCCTCTTCCGGCTGCGGAAAGTTTGATGGCGTGGCCATGTGGTTCATCAACGGCGTCACAACGGCTTTCTTCGCCTCCTTGAACCGTTGCTCTTGCATTCGCATCGCCACCCAGGAAGACGGCGAAGACGCCAACGACTTGCCGTTGATGCTCAACGACGGAAATCTCCGCCACGACGGTGTCGTTTCGGCCACCGGAAGCAGGAGAAGGAGCGGGAAAGGGAAGAAGAGTGAAGCTCTGATCGTGAACGAGGACTGA